A segment of the Symmachiella macrocystis genome:
ACGGTATCGACGGCAAGACGAAATCGGCACGCCGTGGTGCATCACAATTGACGGTCAAACGGCCGAGGACAACACCGTCACATTGCGGGATCGCGATTCGTTAGAACAATCACGGATTCCATTGGCCGACGTTGTCGCCGAGATTTCGGCACGTTTGAACGCTTGAGCCGAACGGCTAACAACCGGTCGAAAAACTAGAAATTGCCCGGTCGTCGGGTGACAGACTGTTATGGCAAGCGACTCAGTAGGAAAATTACCGCCATTCAACGCGCATAACTATTGCCGTCTTGTTTTTGGAAAGGCCCGCTCATGCTGCGTTTGATCGCCGCGATTGCAGTAACGTTTGTGCTGACCTGTTCGACTGTCGTAGCTGCCCCGCCACGGAATGTGGTGATGATGGTCGTGGACGATCAGGGATTGGATGCGGGCTGTTATGGCAACGATCAGATTACCACACCACATCTCAATGCTCTGGCCGCTGAGGGGACGTTGTTCACGCAGGCGTTTTGCACGACCGCTAGTTGTAGTGCCAGCCGGTCGGTGATTCTCAGTGGATTACACAATCACGCCAACGGGCAATATGGGCATCAACATAGCTACCACAATTTTCACACATTGAAATTCGTGAAGAGTCTGCCGGTCCTGCTGGCCAAAGCGGGGTATCGCACTTGCTCAATCGGCAAGTACCACGTGCAGCCCGAGGCGACGTATCACTTCGAGACGTATGCGAACAAAGGACTTGACGGCGGTTCGCGGAGCACCGTGCAGATGGCGGAGAATGCGGAGAAGTTTATCCGTGAAAAAGATGATCGGCCGTTTTTCCTTTACTTCTGCACCGCCGATCCACACCGTGCTCGGGTTGGCTTTGCAAACAACCGGCAGTATCCCGGCGTGAAGGAAAACAAGGTCTCCCCCGACGACGTCATCGTGCCGCACTACCTGCCCGACAGCCCGGAGTCGCGCGCGGAATTGGCGGAATACTACCAAGCGGTGAATCGCGCCGATCAAGGTTTGGGGCGGTTGATGCAAGCTTTAGAGAACACGGGGCACGCGGATGATACGCTTGTGATTTATCTGAGCGATAACGGCATCCCTTTCCCCGGTGCTAAGACGAATTTGTATGACCCAGGAATGAATCTGCCCTTGGTCGTGCGGTCTCCTGATCAGAAACGGCACGGCGTGCGGACCGAGGCGATGGTGAGTTGGGTCGATCTGGTTCCGACGATTCTCGATTTCACCGGCGCAGCCGGGCCGGATTATCCATTGCATGGCCGATCGTTTTTACCCGTATTGGAAGAGGAACAACCTGAGGGGTGGAATCAGGTGTTCGGGTCGCACACCTTTCACGAGATCACCATGTATTATCCGATGCGGGTGATTCGCACCGATAAATACAAATACGTGTTGAATTTGGCGCACCAGTTGCCGTTTCCGTTCGCCTCGGATCTACACGACTCGCTGACGTGGCAAGGGGTGCTCAAGCGGCAGGATTCCTATTACGGCAGCCGCAGTGTCGACGCTTATCTGCATCGCCCACGGCACGAACTGTATCACATCTCTGAGGATCCCAAAGAGATCGAAAACCTCGCGGACGATCCGGCCTATGCGGATGAGCTACGAAAGTTACAGGCGAAGCTGCGGGCATTTCAGGAACAAACCAAGGACCCCTGGGTGGTGAAGTACGACTATGAGTGACGACTAGTGCGTTTTCGTGTCATATTCAGCCAATCATTAGTTGAATTGCAGGTCGAGCAGCATCTGCTTCACAGCTGTCATGGGGATGTCGTTGCGTTCAATGGCTTTGGACGAACTGACAAAGATTGGGGCTTCGGCAGCTTCGCGACCGGGCGTGGGCAGTCGGCCATGCGTGCCGCGAACGATGCTTGCATCCAGCCCGACGACATCCATGTAGTAGCGGAAACCGAGCATCTTTTTGAGTAGCCGAGACGCGATGCGCAGTTTGGGGGCGAGCAGCTTCGGATCGAGAAACAGTTCCACCGGGTCGTAGCCCGGTTTGCGGTGGATGTCGACTGTTCGCGCGTAGTCAGGTGCTAACTCGTCATCCAGCCAAAAGTAGTAGGTGAACCATGCCTGAGGCGCGGCGACAGCTACCAATTCTCCCGACCGTGCGTTGTCGATGCCAAACTCCGCTTGCTCTTCCCGGTCCAGCACCAGTTCAATGCCGTCGGTCGTGCGCAGTAGACTTTTGACGGTGGGAATATCTTCGGGACGCTCCACATAGACGTGTGCGATTTGATGATCGGCGACGGCAAACGCTCGGGAGGCTCCGCAGTCCAACGTTTCCCAGCCGAGCGGTTCCATGCGAACTTGCAGATAACCCGAATCACGCAGAACGCGGTTGATGTGGACCGGCTTTTGCGCGGCGGTGATTGCATATTCCGAAAGCACCACGACCTCCGCGCCGCGCGCGCGGGCTGCGTCGATCACCTTGCCCGCTTCGGCATCGACCAATTTCAAATCCTCAGCGATAGCCGGGTCGTCCGGTCCCAGTCGCTGCAGGTTGTAATCTAGATGCGGTAGATAAACTAACGTGAGTGACGGGCTGTGTGTGGTCATCACCTCAACGGAGGCATCGGCGATCCAGCGCGAACTGGTGATGTCGGCTCCTGCTCCCCAAAATCGCAACAGGGGAAACACGCCGAATTTTTCTTGCAGGCGGTCACGCAACTCCGGCGGCTGGCTGTACGAGTCGAAGACCTTGCGGCCGTCCGCCGGATAGCTGGGACGGGGCGTCATGGACCAATTGGCCCGCGCGTACATGTTGTACCACCAAAACATGATGGCGGTTGAATACGCGGGATCGCGGCGGAGGCCCGCTTCGTAGATCCGCTCACCATGCACCAGACGATTCGATTGCCGCCACAACCAGACTTCGGAGAGGTCGCGAAAATACCAGCCGTTGCCGACAATCCCATGCTCGCGGGGCGTCAACCCGGTGAGCAACGTGGTTTGCGCAGAACACGTGACGGCGGGGAGGACTGTGCCCAGCGGTTGCGCAAATCCATCGGCAGCGAGCGCTGTGATGTTGGGAGTGTGCGGACCGAGGTGTTCATGCGTCAGTCCGACGACATTGATGACCACCAACGGCTTGGGCATGAGTCGTTCCTGTTTGGTCTATTGCAGCAGGTCAAAGAGAAAACCCATACCGCGATGCGGAATGGGCTTTCAGGTTGATTCCGTAGTTTGGCACGTTGCCAAACGGTCGCTTAGACCATGTCCTTCAATCCCTTGAGCGGCAAAATCTTGACGACGTTGCGTGCTGGTTTGGCTTTGAAGATTTGTGGTTCTTTGGTGAAGGGGTTGATGCCTTCGCGTTCTTTGGTAGCCGGTTTGCGGACAACCTTGACCTTCATCAAGCCGGGAACGTTGAACACGCCCGGGCCTTTTTTGCCAAGGCTCGAACCGATCAGGCTGCCAAGTTCCTCAAGAACGGTGCCGACTTCCTTCTTCGTCAAGCCGGTTGATTCTGCCAAGGAAGCGAGGATCTCGGTCTTGGTCAACGGCTTCAGGGTTGCTGCTTTCTTCGCCATGTTTGCTCCTATTCCATCGGGGTCAAGCGGATACCGCAACACTGGTGGGTAATCTCATTTGTCTTGATTTCACGGCAACGAATTCCACTCGCCCATCCAAGGCCAATTCGCCGTTGCGCCCGCAATATCAAGCGTCATTGGTGTAGTAGTTAAGTCTCGTGCAAGCAAGTTGTCAATGTACACTCGCACGAATTTCCGCCTTTTTCCCGCAGAAAACAGGGAAAAAGCGTCGTTTTTCCCTGTCCACGCCCCATGGCGACCAACAGCGGCGGTTTACGAGCCGATACATGATGCACATTACGCGTCGAAGATTTGCCTGTTCTTCATGGTTGTTGCGCGTTGATTTGCACGTCTATCAGCACCACTGTGACGCTCTTTGATAGCGACAATCCC
Coding sequences within it:
- a CDS encoding HU family DNA-binding protein; translated protein: MAKKAATLKPLTKTEILASLAESTGLTKKEVGTVLEELGSLIGSSLGKKGPGVFNVPGLMKVKVVRKPATKEREGINPFTKEPQIFKAKPARNVVKILPLKGLKDMV
- a CDS encoding sulfatase family protein; translated protein: MLRLIAAIAVTFVLTCSTVVAAPPRNVVMMVVDDQGLDAGCYGNDQITTPHLNALAAEGTLFTQAFCTTASCSASRSVILSGLHNHANGQYGHQHSYHNFHTLKFVKSLPVLLAKAGYRTCSIGKYHVQPEATYHFETYANKGLDGGSRSTVQMAENAEKFIREKDDRPFFLYFCTADPHRARVGFANNRQYPGVKENKVSPDDVIVPHYLPDSPESRAELAEYYQAVNRADQGLGRLMQALENTGHADDTLVIYLSDNGIPFPGAKTNLYDPGMNLPLVVRSPDQKRHGVRTEAMVSWVDLVPTILDFTGAAGPDYPLHGRSFLPVLEEEQPEGWNQVFGSHTFHEITMYYPMRVIRTDKYKYVLNLAHQLPFPFASDLHDSLTWQGVLKRQDSYYGSRSVDAYLHRPRHELYHISEDPKEIENLADDPAYADELRKLQAKLRAFQEQTKDPWVVKYDYE
- a CDS encoding alkaline phosphatase family protein, with the protein product MPKPLVVINVVGLTHEHLGPHTPNITALAADGFAQPLGTVLPAVTCSAQTTLLTGLTPREHGIVGNGWYFRDLSEVWLWRQSNRLVHGERIYEAGLRRDPAYSTAIMFWWYNMYARANWSMTPRPSYPADGRKVFDSYSQPPELRDRLQEKFGVFPLLRFWGAGADITSSRWIADASVEVMTTHSPSLTLVYLPHLDYNLQRLGPDDPAIAEDLKLVDAEAGKVIDAARARGAEVVVLSEYAITAAQKPVHINRVLRDSGYLQVRMEPLGWETLDCGASRAFAVADHQIAHVYVERPEDIPTVKSLLRTTDGIELVLDREEQAEFGIDNARSGELVAVAAPQAWFTYYFWLDDELAPDYARTVDIHRKPGYDPVELFLDPKLLAPKLRIASRLLKKMLGFRYYMDVVGLDASIVRGTHGRLPTPGREAAEAPIFVSSSKAIERNDIPMTAVKQMLLDLQFN